In the genome of Natator depressus isolate rNatDep1 chromosome 21, rNatDep2.hap1, whole genome shotgun sequence, one region contains:
- the C21H1orf116 gene encoding specifically androgen-regulated gene protein has product MPKEDLWLGTAGQGSGSCDSMVSTISSHSEFSDNSYDYLSIEEKECLMFLEETIDSLETEADSGVSADETDYAERSELPRTWPKRDFVPKNLDSGSLTESFGQLHKVEQKGDKHGSLLSSSAPGVVTSSGYRSLPRSVNAASAQTTTKVSVSKATDLTDGPTPTAQETGKSSWKMPKERGIEDKSNHQPRVSTQMKPSDLESVLIHPPEPFQDPPSKGSANGSEDKLLPEAATGNEAEVAPQPSAPENARLPLKEEKKHCEKGRERATDPQGNQEKLPSKEASLDSNIKPGPPTAPKPRKLPPNIILKPSKIRPAPLLDPNHNRKGPSPSSPKYKSSTSDSSVEKQERARWEALEKLGLLHDKGRESKVHVVRPPTAPKPNPVLIPRAGSRDNLNGDDGTGAPMNEKPDHAPGLNPAERVAPGLSQTIKSNSLERSGIGRSREDQNVDSSSLGKTSVSKMMALSVLRNNRTRPASLGTKEDFIEFKASKTDDKELGKGDKRKSYPLLKFPRPTCVSVKITPKGATDENRREALKKLGLLKE; this is encoded by the exons ATGCCGAAAGAGGATTTGTGGCTAGGGACAGCTGGTCAAGGTTCTGGCAGTTGTGACAGCATGGTCAGCACTATCTCAAGCCACTCTGAATTT agtgATAACAGCTATGACTATTTATCTATCGAGGAAAAGGAATGTTTGATGTTCCTAGAAGAAACTATTGATTCTCTGGAGACGGAAGCAGACAGTGGGGTTTCTGCTGATGAGACTGATTATGCTGAACGTTCTGAGCTCCCCAGAACATGGCCAAAGAGAGACTTTGTTCCAAAAA ATTTGGACAGTGGGTCTCTCACTGAAAGCTTTGGTCAGCTACATAAAGTAGAACAAAAGGGTGATAAGCATGGATCGCTTCTCTCAAGTTCTGCTCCAGGGGTGGTTACAAGCTCAGGCTACCGCAGCCTTCCAAGGAGTGTCAACGCAGCAAGCGCACAAACCACCACCAAGGTTTCTGTCAGCAAAGCAACTGACCTCACTGACGGTCCAACTCCAACAGCTCAAGAGACAGGGAAGTCTTCGTGGAAGATGCCCAAGGAAAGGGGGATTGAGGACAAGTCAAATCACCAGCCCAGAGTGAGTACTCAGATGAAGCCATCAGACTTGGAGTCTGTACTTATCCACCCCCCTGAACCCTTCCAGGATCCCCCAAGCAAGGGATCTGCTAATGGCAGTGAAGACAAACTACTACCTGAGGCAGCAACGGGGAACGAGGCTGAAGTTGCACCACAGCCTTCTGCTCCGGAGAATGCAAGGCTGCCTCTGAAAGAGGAGAAGAAACATTGTGAGAAGGGACGAGAGAGAGCCACTGATCCTCAAGGCAACCAAGAGAAATTACCCTCAAAAGAAGCTTCTCTGGATTCAAACATCAAGCCAGGGCCTCCCACAGCCCCAAAGCCAAGAAAACTGCCACCAAATATTATCCTTAAACCTAGCAAAATCAGACCAGCACCACTCTTAGACCCCAATCACAATAGAAAAGGGCCTTCTCCATCTTCACCCAAGTACAAATCTAGCACCAGTGACTCTTCTGTGGAAAAGCAGGAAAGAGCCAGGTGGGAGGCATTGGAGAAGTTGGGACTCCTACATGATAAAGGAAGGGAATCTAAAGTCCATGTTGTCAGACCTCCTACTGCTCCCAAACCAAACCCTGTCCTCATTCCTAGGGCTGGTAGTAGGGATAACTTAAACGGTGATGATGGAACTGGTGCTCCTATGAATGAGAAACCTGATCATGCTCCAGGTTTAAATCCAGCAGAGCGTGTGGCTCCTGGCTTGAGCCAGACAATCAAATCCAACTCCTTGGAGCGTTCAGGCATAGGTCGGAGCAGGGAGGACCAGAACGTGGACAGCAGCTCGCTTGGCAAAACATCAGTCTCTAAGATGATGGCTCTCAGTGTTCTCAGGAATAACCGAACACGCCCAGCTTCCCTTGGCACAAAGGAAGACTTTATTGAATTCAAAGCATCCAAAACTGATGATAAGGAGCTGGGGAAAGGTGACAAGCGCAAATCTTACCCGTTGCTGAAGTTTCCCCGGCCTACTTGTGTCAGTGTAAAAATCACCCCTAAAGGAGCAACAGATGAAAACCGGCGGGAGGCTCTGAAAAAACTTGGCCTACTGAAGGAATAA